GAAGGGCTTAGAGAAAAACCTAGTCGAACAACAGCGCCTGGGCACTCAGCCCTTACCAATAACAGTCGTGTGCGACAACATAAGGGAACCGAATAACTTGGGCAGCATCATAAGGACCTGTGCCGCCTTGCCCTGCAGCCAGGTGGTGGTCACCCATGGCTGCTGCGACCCCTGGGAATCGAAGGCGCTGAGAGGCGGCTGTGGCGGCCAGTTTCGAGTGCCAATCCGGGATGATGTTCCGTGGGAAGAGGTCCCATTGACCATTCCCCCAGGGGCAGCGGACGACTGTCATGTTTTCATTGCGGAGAGCAACCAACAGAAGCGGGAGAACAACCAGACCTTCGATTATGCAGAGATCAAGGACATTGGAGCTCACAATCTGCTCATCATTGGCGGCGAGAGCCATGGAGTCAGTGAGGAAGCTTACAAGTAAGGGGTGATgcacataaataatttattagcaACTAATGTTTCATTTTCGGCAGTTTCTTGAACTTGGTTGGCAGCAAGGGAAAGTGCGTATACATACCCCTGGCAGCTGGCATTGATAGTTTGAACGTGGTTGCTGCTCTGACGTTGTTGCTCTTTGAGCTGCGACGAAAACTCAATATTCAGGCGGtggataaaaaataagttttgaGCACAAAGCCTAAGATAAAAGTATTTCGttgtaaaacaaataaattgctCAATAAAGTGATTTTTACTTTACTCTGTAGTAAGGGCGTAGGCAATTTATGGAAAACATGATTGAGTCCTTCTATAAAGATGATTTTCTTTCTGTTTGTGTCATAGacataatataaatttattgctAGGCTGTTTCACAAATAGGGCAAttattaattacattaaattcaACTATTAGCTTCGATTTCCTTGTAAACCTCCCGCTTATACTCGTCCAGGCCACCTTCGATTGCTCTAACTGTGCGATTGCCACACACCCAGAGTTCCTTGCACACGACCTTAATAAGGCGTTCGTCGTGGGAAACCAAGATGACGCCGCCCTATGAAGGAAAGTTATGAATTCTTCATTGGAAGTTATCAATAAGGTTGCTTTACCTTGAATGCATTAATGGCCCGGCCTAAGGCATCAATTGTTTCAATATCCAAGTGATTTGTCGGTTCATCAAGTACCAGGAAATTGGGTTCcgctattaaataaatacaacaagTAAATACTAAAAGTTGAAGTACACGAATTGTCTGATGTTTACCCATGCACATTTTCGCTAAGGCAACGCGGGATTTCTGTCCTCCAGATAAACTAGCAATGCTCTGCAGTGCCAGTGGTCCGGACAAACCAAAACTACCTAGCTGCCGCCGATACTCCTCGTCCGGTCGACCGGGAAACAGTTCAGCCAGTACTCCCACACACGTAACATTCATGTTCAGGTGGTCAACGTGGTGCTGGGCGAAATATCCAATTCGAAGACCTCGATGCAGGACAATATTTCCGTAAATAGTGCTCAGCTGGCCGACAATGATCTTCAGCAGCGTCGATTTTCCCGCTCCATTTTCTCCGACAATGCAGATTCGCGAGTCCGACGTGGCAGAGAGATTTACGCCCTTAAAGATGGGCAGCGGATCTTCGGGGTTGTAACGGAACGATACCTCCGAAATGGCCAGGACGGGAGGATTGAGGGGCTCAACATCAGGAAATTTAAGTGTAACCACAGTCTCCTTTTCCACTGGCTTAAGTTCCGGcctgtttaaaaaaattaaagtcatATTAAAAGACACCAAATGCTGATGATTTATGAAGCCCGTTGCCATCTCAAACTTACAGTTTTTCgagcattttaattttggaCTGCACGGATGAGGCACGGTTTGCGTTGTATCGGAAGCGATCGATGAAATCCTGGACATGCGATCTGTGAGCCATCTGCGCCTCGTACTCACGCCTCTGGGACTTCAGTTTTTCCGTCTTGGTTTTCTCAAACTGCTCATAGTTTCCcctgtaaaataatttaataaattatatattttattagaaattgTTCGGGAACAAGTTACTTGTATGCCTCGAGTTCCTGGGAATGTAGGTGTATAATGTCCGTCGGCACTGTGTCCAGGAAGTTGCGATCATGGGAAACCACGAGGATGGTGGTGGGCCACGTCTGCAGATAGTTCTCCAGCCAGATAATGGCTTTGATGTCCAACATGTTCGTCGGCTCatcgagcagcagcagatcgGGCTTTGAGAAGAGCGCCCTTGCCAAAGCTAGACGCATGCGCCAGCCGCCTGAGAAGGATTTGGTCGGACGCAGTTGCATGTCCGCGTCAAAACCCAATCCCTTGAGTATCACAGATGCACGGGCCACGGCCTTGTCCGCCTCGATGTTCTGCAGAGCAGCATAAATGTCGCTCAACTCGTTGGACAGCGTCGCATCCTGCACGCCGTTGTTCAGCGCAGCCAGGATCTCCTTCTCCCGGGTCAGTAGCCTCGTTCGCTCCGTATCGCACTCCAGCACGCTTTCCACAGCAGGTGTGTCGTCACCTACCACCTCCTGCTCAACGTGCAGCACCGAGATGTGCGAGGGAATCTGTAGCTGGCGCTCGGCAATCATCCGGAGGAGAGTAGTTTTGCCCAGACCATTGCGGCCGACCAAACCATAACGGCGACCAAAGGAGAGCAACAGATTCGCATTCTGAAGGAGAACTCTGGTGggaattaaaaacattttatggttGGTCAACTGCTCAACTACATTTTCTTACTTTTCGCCAAAGGCCAGGTCAAAGTTTTCGATCTTGATGTCCATGGAGCGGTTGAGGCCCTTCTGGTCCAGCTTGGTGTTCTTCTTGTTGGTCACCTGCGATGCTGTGGCCGTCTGCAGCTTTACCGCCACGGGAATCATCCCATGTTTGTTCACCTCCTGCCGCTTCTCCTGTTTCTGCTGCAGTTTGGCCTCTGCCTTCCCCAGCTTCTTGGAGTCTACTTTCTGTTAGAATAAAAGGGGTTTTAATCGGTGTGTTGGACTTCTACATGTGTTTATGTGTTAACCAGCCTTCGGAAACTGAACCAAACAGAAATTCTGAACTGAAACAGAAATTCTATTTTAGTTGGTTTGCAGTACTTTCGAAACCAGATACATAAGATTTAGATATTCAGCTGTTAAGCAACTGATATGACTTGTTCATTCCTTTTCCCAACTGG
This window of the Drosophila biarmipes strain raj3 chromosome 3L, RU_DBia_V1.1, whole genome shotgun sequence genome carries:
- the LOC108030894 gene encoding ATP-binding cassette sub-family F member 3; this translates as MSEYTSILQREFPKIDHELLTYVVGVLTGSEEDFDSGDDIFDAVGDILQSVDCDRSEESVRELCEQFLNIMKNNGVNVERKVLNAPVNIEEMAKNMERLDKDMQSIWVVNKDGANKVDSKKLGKAEAKLQQKQEKRQEVNKHGMIPVAVKLQTATASQVTNKKNTKLDQKGLNRSMDIKIENFDLAFGEKVLLQNANLLLSFGRRYGLVGRNGLGKTTLLRMIAERQLQIPSHISVLHVEQEVVGDDTPAVESVLECDTERTRLLTREKEILAALNNGVQDATLSNELSDIYAALQNIEADKAVARASVILKGLGFDADMQLRPTKSFSGGWRMRLALARALFSKPDLLLLDEPTNMLDIKAIIWLENYLQTWPTTILVVSHDRNFLDTVPTDIIHLHSQELEAYKGNYEQFEKTKTEKLKSQRREYEAQMAHRSHVQDFIDRFRYNANRASSVQSKIKMLEKLPELKPVEKETVVTLKFPDVEPLNPPVLAISEVSFRYNPEDPLPIFKGVNLSATSDSRICIVGENGAGKSTLLKIIVGQLSTIYGNIVLHRGLRIGYFAQHHVDHLNMNVTCVGVLAELFPGRPDEEYRRQLGSFGLSGPLALQSIASLSGGQKSRVALAKMCMAEPNFLVLDEPTNHLDIETIDALGRAINAFKGGVILVSHDERLIKVVCKELWVCGNRTVRAIEGGLDEYKREVYKEIEANS